One window of Manihot esculenta cultivar AM560-2 chromosome 17, M.esculenta_v8, whole genome shotgun sequence genomic DNA carries:
- the LOC110625435 gene encoding uncharacterized protein LOC110625435, whose product MPRRAVSSRDRGHSQHLSMNEIDEAVQVQEEILEHTPQVLGGQANASSSSSVRIRGLNLGHPIPSNPSDRQLIRLKGTVFLDSTVTRSITNDIKMRYTAPWKTWSEIPLKTKDELFGLFRSRYAWDESEEGMV is encoded by the exons atgccTCGAAGAGCAGTATCATCCAGAGATAGAGGACATAGCCAGCATCTGTCTATGAATGAAATAGATGAGGCAGTACAGGTGCAGGAGGAAATACTGGAGCACACTCCACAAGTATTAGGGGGCCAAGCAAACgcatcctcatcatcatcagttCGAATTAGAGGTCTGAATTTGGGACATCCTATCCCATCAAACCCGTCTGATCGACAATTGATTAGATTGAAAGGAACTGT ttttttaGATTCCACAGTTACTAGATCAATCACTAATGACATTAAGATGCGCTATACTGCTCCATGGAAAACTTGGTCAGAAATACCTTTAAAGACAAAAGACGAGCTCTTCGGACTTTTTCGG AGTCGATATGCATGGGATGAGAGTGAAGAAGGTATGGTTTGA